The following are from one region of the Aquirufa lenticrescens genome:
- a CDS encoding ABC transporter ATP-binding protein, translating into MPEKIIEVRHLSKKFGSFQAVSDVSFSVYKGDVFGFLGPNGAGKSTSIRCLNSLIKPDSGTVEIFGESITTHRESILGRIGSIIEKPDFYKYLSAYRNLEIFSRISGKPSTKQEIYKMLDFVGLGGRERDKFAGFSHGMKQRLGIAQTLLHNPDLIILDEPTTGLDPQGIIDIRNLILRLKNEQNKTVLLSSHNLAEIELICNRMVIINKGRSIVEGNVSDLMNGENLILRLEASPLPEVKNILLAWKPSLIWDNVGDSSVQFPIEKSEIPVLTKLLVENNIEIFSLEAKRTLEDYFIKIVNQ; encoded by the coding sequence ATGCCTGAAAAAATTATTGAGGTCCGCCACCTTTCGAAAAAATTTGGATCGTTCCAAGCTGTCTCAGACGTCAGTTTTTCTGTATACAAAGGCGATGTGTTTGGCTTTTTAGGACCGAACGGCGCCGGAAAAAGTACTAGTATTCGTTGCTTGAATTCGTTGATTAAACCGGACAGCGGGACGGTAGAAATTTTTGGCGAATCCATTACCACCCACCGGGAATCCATTTTGGGCCGTATTGGAAGTATTATCGAAAAACCAGATTTCTACAAATATTTATCCGCTTACAGAAATTTAGAAATATTCTCCCGCATCTCCGGAAAGCCCTCCACTAAACAAGAAATCTACAAGATGTTGGATTTTGTGGGTTTAGGCGGCCGAGAGCGCGATAAATTTGCCGGCTTTTCCCACGGGATGAAACAACGTTTAGGTATCGCCCAAACCCTATTACACAACCCTGACCTCATTATTCTAGATGAACCCACGACGGGTTTAGACCCGCAAGGAATTATTGACATCCGGAACTTGATTTTGCGTTTGAAAAACGAACAAAACAAAACCGTGTTATTGTCTTCCCATAATTTGGCAGAAATCGAACTGATATGTAATCGCATGGTCATCATAAACAAGGGTAGATCCATCGTCGAGGGAAATGTGAGTGATTTAATGAATGGCGAAAACCTGATTTTGCGTTTAGAGGCGAGTCCACTACCAGAGGTAAAAAATATACTTCTTGCATGGAAACCATCGCTGATTTGGGATAATGTAGGTGATTCATCGGTACAATTTCCTATCGAGAAGTCGGAAATTCCGGTACTCACAAAATTATTAGTGGAAAATAATATCGAGATTTTTTCCCTAGAAGCGAAACGCACGCTGGAGGATTATTTCATTAAAATCGTCAATCAATGA